In Methanosarcina siciliae T4/M, one genomic interval encodes:
- a CDS encoding HD domain-containing protein: MQKEDLDYFREWFFEYVNRFFSSDSFIRENIELKIEHTRRVCENILLIAKSEKISEKECILAETIALFHDLGRFEQFTKYNTFNDSESENHAVLGVKILNKEGILTRLPGNEIRLILKAVEYHNLMEIPGDVALSDKLHFFCRLIRDADKIDILRLASEGYAEEEKCRNPALELYLPDTKGYSEPMVSEILNNRMARIEDMKNRNDIKLLRLSWIFDLNFPVTFTLLKEYGYLESIISSLPESKETEVLKKHLEKYLDTIESEARSFS, encoded by the coding sequence ATGCAGAAGGAAGATCTGGATTATTTTCGGGAATGGTTTTTCGAGTATGTTAACAGATTCTTTTCCTCCGACTCTTTCATCCGGGAAAATATTGAGCTAAAGATCGAACACACTCGCAGAGTTTGTGAAAATATCCTTTTAATTGCAAAATCTGAGAAAATAAGCGAAAAGGAATGCATTCTTGCCGAAACAATAGCTCTGTTCCATGACCTTGGTCGTTTTGAGCAGTTCACTAAATATAACACTTTTAACGATTCCGAATCGGAAAATCATGCGGTTCTGGGTGTGAAAATTCTGAATAAAGAAGGAATTCTGACTCGTCTTCCCGGAAATGAAATAAGGCTAATCCTGAAAGCTGTAGAATATCACAACCTGATGGAAATTCCGGGAGATGTGGCCCTCTCCGACAAACTTCATTTTTTCTGCCGGCTGATAAGGGACGCGGATAAGATTGATATCCTGAGGCTTGCCAGTGAAGGGTATGCAGAAGAGGAAAAATGTCGTAACCCGGCACTTGAACTATATCTGCCTGATACAAAAGGGTATTCGGAACCCATGGTATCAGAGATCCTGAATAACCGGATGGCGAGAATTGAGGACATGAAAAACAGAAACGACATTAAACTTCTTCGCCTGAGCTGGATTTTTGACCTCAATTTTCCTGTAACTTTTACTCTCCTTAAAGAGTACGGTTATCTGGAGTCAATCATATCCTCCTTACCTGAATCAAAAGAAACGGAAGTTTTAAAAAAGCATCTTGAAAAATATCTGGATACAATAGAGTCAGAAGCCAGAAGTTTTTCTTAA
- a CDS encoding Nif3-like dinuclear metal center hexameric protein gives MELKKIIQILEEIAPPELADDFDKGRIGLILGLEGDVKKIAVALDANSYVLKKAAEMKADMLITHHTLIFHPVNIISKYLADSLRIALENGISLYSMHTNYDRAEGGINDVLAARLRLKNIRSTEIGRMGEIEPCSSAELATHVSDCLQTPVMYAGEKEEIRKVMVIGGSGFRNEYLELARKNLVDAVISSELKHDILRAYEDLCLIDASHYATENPGMEALCPRLRNLTGIEVEFIDQPSGLRAVNYGPKNEEKEPCNQEETEKDSFELMLEEQSRNQIRSDYRRSLGNEYGRRYIE, from the coding sequence ATGGAACTTAAAAAAATTATACAGATCCTTGAAGAGATAGCTCCACCCGAGCTTGCTGATGATTTTGATAAAGGTCGAATTGGTTTGATCCTTGGGCTTGAGGGTGACGTGAAAAAGATAGCAGTTGCTCTGGATGCCAACTCTTACGTACTTAAAAAAGCCGCGGAAATGAAAGCAGACATGCTGATCACTCATCATACCCTCATTTTTCATCCTGTAAACATTATTTCGAAATATCTGGCAGATTCCCTCAGAATTGCTCTTGAAAATGGCATATCCCTCTACAGCATGCACACCAATTACGATAGAGCTGAAGGGGGAATTAACGACGTCCTTGCAGCCCGCCTGAGGCTCAAAAATATAAGGAGTACGGAAATTGGCAGGATGGGAGAAATCGAACCCTGTTCTTCAGCTGAACTGGCAACCCATGTTTCGGACTGCCTTCAGACCCCTGTTATGTATGCCGGGGAAAAGGAAGAAATCCGTAAGGTAATGGTTATAGGGGGTAGCGGCTTTCGAAACGAATATCTCGAACTCGCAAGGAAAAACTTGGTTGATGCAGTTATATCATCCGAACTTAAGCATGACATTCTCCGGGCATACGAAGATCTCTGCCTGATAGACGCAAGCCATTATGCAACGGAAAATCCGGGTATGGAAGCCCTATGTCCCAGGCTTCGGAACCTTACTGGAATTGAGGTTGAGTTCATCGACCAGCCTTCCGGCTTAAGGGCGGTTAACTACGGGCCAAAAAACGAAGAAAAAGAACCCTGCAACCAGGAAGAAACCGAAAAAGATTCCTTTGAGTTAATGCTAGAAGAACAGTCGAGAAACCAGATACGTTCGGATTATCGGCGTAGTCTTGGTAATGAATATGGTAGAAGATACATTGAATAA